Proteins encoded by one window of Halorubrum ruber:
- a CDS encoding DUF5803 family protein: MNRRFALAAAAIALLAVSAGCLGYATGGGEVTNETLDAEPPREYEFDTDRDAAFTLSTDARYTAVYAVGDREEIRLYEQTPYAGDQPLEFEAFRYRYPDGEVITGSEFRARGGEIERTTDETWIRFADDMAGGEAAFSGAGSPRRFTMRAYVEGSYAVTLPPGFTTEFPIVGHVSPRDHSVEAVGDRDRIVWDGVSGGSIVVQSYREGDLVVFGVILVIGAVAAVAGTVYFRRQLEALRERRRDLGLGVYDDDDDDGLL; this comes from the coding sequence GTGAACAGACGCTTCGCGCTCGCGGCGGCGGCGATCGCCCTCCTCGCGGTCAGCGCCGGCTGCCTCGGCTACGCGACCGGCGGCGGCGAGGTGACGAACGAGACGCTCGACGCCGAGCCGCCCCGCGAGTACGAGTTCGACACGGACCGCGACGCCGCGTTCACCCTCTCGACGGACGCGAGGTACACCGCCGTGTACGCGGTCGGCGACCGGGAGGAGATCCGGCTGTACGAGCAGACGCCGTACGCGGGCGACCAGCCCCTGGAGTTCGAGGCGTTCCGGTATCGGTACCCCGACGGCGAGGTGATCACGGGCAGCGAGTTCCGCGCCCGCGGCGGCGAGATCGAGCGGACGACCGACGAGACGTGGATCCGGTTCGCGGACGACATGGCCGGCGGGGAGGCGGCGTTCTCGGGCGCCGGGTCGCCGCGCCGGTTCACGATGCGCGCCTACGTCGAGGGGTCGTACGCCGTGACGCTCCCGCCGGGCTTCACCACGGAGTTCCCGATCGTCGGCCACGTGTCGCCGCGTGACCACTCCGTCGAGGCGGTCGGCGACCGCGACCGGATCGTCTGGGACGGGGTGTCGGGCGGCTCGATCGTCGTCCAGTCGTACCGCGAGGGCGACTTAGTGGTGTTCGGCGTCATCCTCGTGATCGGAGCGGTCGCCGCGGTCGCCGGGACGGTCTACTTCCGGCGACAGCTGGAGGCGCTCCGCGAGCGCCGCC
- a CDS encoding DUF2110 family protein: MVVLATKCYVEGDARERALDGMNSLVANDVGELDVDWQVGVRDDDFVQIDVTGEDAPVARNVLAETWGEIVAHDGGLEAGEEYVGTLESWDDVGFTLDAGVDVFVPADELGLGVGSPEQVVERFGLVQHLPMRFVYGGDAGDPDAEPSRLADAERDRLYDWQRGDGRVNVNSATRGETRATVNRAGHAQDIVTVERLGLLEQSIVCAEGTDPPGLLAAIGSYLPAEMRCVV, from the coding sequence ATGGTCGTCCTCGCAACCAAGTGCTACGTCGAGGGCGACGCCCGCGAGCGCGCCCTCGACGGCATGAACTCGCTCGTCGCCAACGACGTGGGCGAGCTCGACGTCGACTGGCAGGTGGGCGTCCGCGACGACGACTTCGTCCAGATCGACGTGACGGGCGAGGACGCGCCGGTCGCGCGCAACGTCCTCGCGGAGACGTGGGGCGAGATCGTCGCCCACGACGGCGGCCTCGAAGCGGGCGAGGAGTACGTCGGGACGCTCGAGTCGTGGGACGACGTCGGGTTCACGCTCGACGCCGGCGTCGACGTGTTCGTCCCGGCCGACGAGCTCGGGCTCGGCGTCGGCTCGCCGGAGCAGGTCGTCGAGCGGTTCGGCCTCGTCCAGCACCTCCCGATGCGGTTCGTTTACGGCGGCGACGCCGGTGACCCGGACGCGGAGCCGAGTCGGCTCGCCGACGCGGAGCGCGACCGCCTGTACGACTGGCAGCGCGGCGACGGCCGGGTGAACGTCAACTCGGCGACGCGCGGCGAGACGCGCGCGACGGTGAACCGCGCGGGCCACGCGCAGGACATCGTCACCGTCGAGCGGCTCGGCCTCCTCGAACAGAGCATCGTCTGCGCGGAAGGCACCGACCCGCCGGGACTGCTGGCCGCCATCGGCTCGTACCTCCCGGCCGAGATGCGCTGTGTGGTCTAA
- a CDS encoding transcription factor has protein sequence MAFEDLLNDPVIQKYLHELVGPTGMPVAAAPPDGEVTDEELAEELGLELNDVRRALFILYENDLATYRRVRDEDSGWLTYLWTFHYDNIPENLQEEMYRLLEALEEREEYERTHEFYLCEVCSIRFEFGEAMDFGFECPECGSPLEAMDNDRLRDAMDQRIEALRDELNVDVTG, from the coding sequence ATGGCTTTTGAGGATCTACTGAACGACCCCGTCATCCAGAAGTACCTCCACGAGCTGGTGGGGCCGACGGGGATGCCGGTCGCGGCCGCGCCGCCCGACGGCGAGGTCACCGACGAGGAGCTGGCCGAGGAGTTAGGCTTAGAGCTCAACGACGTGCGGCGCGCGCTGTTCATCCTGTACGAGAACGACCTGGCGACGTACCGGCGCGTCCGCGACGAGGACTCCGGGTGGCTCACGTACCTGTGGACGTTCCACTACGACAACATCCCGGAGAACCTCCAGGAGGAGATGTACCGACTGCTCGAGGCCTTAGAGGAGCGCGAGGAGTACGAGCGCACCCACGAGTTCTACCTCTGTGAGGTGTGTTCGATCCGCTTCGAGTTCGGCGAGGCGATGGACTTCGGCTTCGAGTGCCCCGAGTGCGGCTCGCCGCTCGAAGCGATGGACAACGACCGGCTCCGCGACGCGATGGACCAGCGCATCGAGGCGCTGCGCGACGAGCTCAACGTGGACGTGACCGGCTGA
- a CDS encoding ATP-binding protein, whose translation MDSESGPTVAGVDSDGSDPGEAVGDNVRTADRVRGETPTAGGDATVLLLMDADRDRDLLAEALGERYRIRTGSDPSALDGEFDCCVLDAKAFDAAGDALDSRRERADPAFLPFVLLVSEGSRGRPADRAWDRVDDVIELPVTRRALLTRVSNLIERRTTSLRLRRTVAELRLTERAMDEAPVGITLARATDGDDNPLAYLNEEFEALTGYGEERLGEDCRFLQGPDTADETTDEIRAGLDEERSVDVDILNYRANGQKFWNRLQIEPLQNEAGETTHFVGFQTDITERKIRERRLEVMARVLNHNLRNKMNLITGYAGLLRNGPDEESQRRALDVISETAADLTGIAEAVQKVDETVSAPALDAPIDLRDELIELRNRMRSRYPDAEVSLTLPDDDPIEATVVGLPVAVAEAVENAVKHNDAPSPSVEVRVERSPPGWVAIEVEDDGPGIPDHETQVLVAGETSLTHADRLGIWLMYWVVAKAGGEFDVDTTESGTTIRIEVPVDP comes from the coding sequence ATGGATTCGGAGTCGGGTCCGACTGTCGCTGGTGTCGACAGCGACGGGTCCGACCCCGGCGAGGCGGTCGGCGACAACGTCCGAACCGCCGATCGCGTGCGCGGGGAGACGCCGACCGCGGGCGGCGACGCGACGGTCCTTCTCCTGATGGACGCCGACCGCGACCGCGACCTGCTCGCCGAGGCGCTGGGCGAGCGCTATCGGATCCGGACCGGGAGCGACCCGTCCGCGCTCGACGGCGAGTTCGACTGCTGCGTCCTCGACGCGAAGGCCTTCGACGCCGCCGGCGACGCGCTGGACTCCCGGCGCGAGCGCGCAGATCCCGCGTTCCTTCCGTTCGTGCTGTTGGTGAGCGAGGGGTCTCGGGGGCGGCCGGCCGACCGCGCGTGGGATCGCGTCGACGACGTCATCGAGCTGCCGGTCACCCGACGGGCGCTGCTCACTCGGGTCTCGAACCTGATCGAGCGCCGGACCACCTCGCTCCGCCTCAGGCGGACCGTCGCGGAGCTGCGGCTCACGGAGCGAGCGATGGACGAGGCCCCCGTAGGAATCACCCTCGCGCGGGCGACGGACGGCGACGACAACCCGCTCGCGTACCTCAACGAGGAGTTCGAGGCGCTGACCGGCTACGGCGAGGAGCGGCTCGGCGAGGACTGCCGATTCCTCCAAGGTCCCGACACGGCCGACGAGACGACCGACGAGATCCGGGCAGGACTCGACGAGGAGCGGTCGGTCGACGTGGACATCCTCAACTACCGAGCGAACGGACAGAAGTTCTGGAACCGGCTCCAGATCGAGCCCCTACAAAACGAGGCGGGCGAGACCACGCACTTCGTCGGGTTCCAGACGGACATCACCGAACGGAAGATCCGCGAGCGGCGCCTGGAGGTGATGGCCCGGGTGCTCAACCACAACCTCCGGAACAAGATGAACCTCATCACGGGGTACGCGGGCCTGCTCCGAAACGGTCCCGACGAGGAGTCGCAACGCCGGGCGCTCGACGTGATCTCCGAGACGGCTGCGGACCTCACGGGGATCGCGGAGGCGGTTCAGAAAGTCGACGAGACGGTCTCGGCGCCCGCGCTCGACGCCCCGATCGACCTCCGCGACGAGCTGATCGAACTCCGGAACCGGATGCGGAGCCGCTACCCGGACGCCGAGGTGAGCCTGACGCTCCCGGACGACGACCCGATAGAGGCGACGGTCGTCGGCCTCCCGGTCGCCGTGGCGGAGGCGGTCGAGAACGCCGTGAAGCACAACGACGCGCCGTCGCCGTCGGTCGAGGTGCGCGTCGAGCGCAGTCCGCCGGGGTGGGTCGCGATCGAGGTCGAGGACGACGGCCCCGGGATCCCGGACCACGAGACGCAGGTGTTAGTGGCGGGCGAGACGTCGCTGACCCACGCCGACCGGCTCGGCATCTGGCTCATGTACTGGGTCGTGGCGAAGGCGGGCGGCGAGTTCGACGTCGACACCACGGAGAGCGGGACGACGATCCGGATCGAAGTGCCGGTCGATCCCTGA
- a CDS encoding ATPase domain-containing protein, with translation MTSPTAERASTGIAGLDEILSGGLVPERSYMIRGQAGSGKTILSLHFLQQGVDEGETALFVNLEEDLRDLKANAAALGFDTDAIEFLDLSPGADAFVEDESYEVFEPAEVEREPLTDRIVEGVTAVDPDRVVVDPLTQLRFLLSDDYQFRKQVVGFMRFLKDRGATVLFTVQNTESLPTDDLEFITDGTIRLDAASYGKTVSVPKFRGSATQGGDHAYRVTDSGIEVYPALQPGVRNAGDGRFEQISSGIPEVDELLHGGIERGTVSIVSGPTGVGKTTLSTQFMKEAAGRGERSVIYLFEETRGTFLARSRAVNIPVDQMMEKGTLEVVEVEALERSPQEFARMVRDEVEGRDADIVMIDGISGYRLTLRGGDDQMLQQIHALGRYLKNAGVTGIFVDETRNVTGEFQATMENVSYLADNILFLRHLEVDGEIRKAIGVLKKRTSDFERTIREFKITEHGITVGEPMSGLRGILSGTPEVLDRERRGAERGDRDE, from the coding sequence ATGACATCGCCAACGGCCGAGCGAGCGTCGACCGGCATCGCCGGGCTCGATGAGATTCTGTCCGGCGGCCTCGTTCCCGAACGGAGTTACATGATCCGCGGGCAGGCCGGGAGCGGGAAGACGATCTTGAGCCTCCACTTCCTCCAGCAGGGCGTCGACGAGGGGGAGACGGCGCTGTTCGTCAACCTCGAGGAGGACCTCCGCGACCTGAAGGCGAACGCGGCCGCGCTCGGCTTCGACACCGACGCGATCGAGTTCCTCGATCTGAGTCCGGGCGCCGACGCGTTCGTCGAGGACGAGTCGTACGAGGTGTTCGAGCCGGCGGAGGTCGAACGCGAGCCGCTGACCGACCGCATCGTCGAGGGCGTCACCGCGGTCGACCCGGACCGCGTCGTCGTCGACCCGCTGACCCAGCTCCGCTTCCTGCTGTCCGACGACTACCAGTTCCGGAAGCAGGTGGTCGGGTTCATGCGGTTTTTAAAGGACCGCGGGGCGACGGTGCTGTTCACCGTCCAGAACACCGAGTCGCTGCCGACGGACGACTTGGAGTTCATCACGGACGGGACGATCCGACTGGACGCCGCGTCGTACGGCAAGACGGTGAGCGTCCCGAAGTTCCGCGGCTCGGCGACGCAGGGCGGCGACCACGCCTACCGGGTCACCGACTCGGGGATCGAGGTGTATCCGGCGCTCCAGCCCGGTGTGCGCAACGCGGGCGACGGCCGGTTCGAGCAGATCTCTTCCGGCATTCCGGAGGTCGACGAGCTGCTCCACGGCGGCATCGAGCGCGGCACCGTCAGCATCGTGAGCGGGCCGACCGGCGTGGGGAAGACGACCCTCAGCACGCAGTTCATGAAGGAGGCCGCGGGCCGGGGCGAACGCTCCGTCATCTACCTGTTCGAGGAGACGAGGGGGACGTTCCTCGCCCGGTCGCGGGCGGTCAACATCCCGGTGGACCAGATGATGGAGAAGGGGACCCTTGAGGTGGTCGAAGTGGAAGCGTTAGAGCGGTCGCCACAGGAGTTCGCGCGGATGGTCCGCGACGAGGTCGAGGGGCGGGACGCCGACATCGTCATGATCGACGGCATCTCCGGCTACCGGCTGACGCTCCGCGGCGGCGACGACCAGATGCTCCAGCAGATACACGCGCTCGGTCGCTACCTGAAGAACGCGGGCGTGACGGGGATCTTCGTCGACGAGACGCGGAACGTCACCGGGGAGTTCCAGGCGACGATGGAGAACGTCAGCTACCTCGCCGACAACATCCTGTTCCTCCGCCACCTCGAGGTCGACGGCGAGATCCGGAAGGCGATCGGCGTCTTAAAAAAGCGCACGAGCGACTTCGAGCGCACGATCCGCGAGTTCAAGATCACGGAACACGGGATCACCGTCGGCGAGCCGATGTCCGGGCTCCGCGGAATCTTGAGCGGCACGCCCGAGGTCCTCGACCGGGAGCGGCGCGGGGCGGAGCGCGGCGACCGCGACGAGTAG
- a CDS encoding tRNA (cytidine(56)-2'-O)-methyltransferase encodes MNDAREVVVLRYGHRPGRDDRMTTHVGLTARALGADRVILPDNAGQSAETVRDITDRFGGPFAVELRDDQKAFVGNFEGVVVHLTMYGERVQDVEEDVREAVGLDEPEVVGEASPPRDLLVVVGGEKVPWALYERADFNVGVTNQPHSEVAGLSVFLDRLFEGAELDREWADADRRVVPEAIGKTVVDAGEEVADDDGSDPAGPS; translated from the coding sequence ATGAACGATGCGCGCGAGGTCGTCGTCCTCCGGTACGGCCACCGGCCGGGGCGCGACGACCGCATGACGACGCACGTCGGGCTCACGGCGCGGGCGCTCGGCGCCGACCGGGTGATACTCCCCGACAACGCGGGGCAGTCGGCGGAGACGGTCCGCGATATCACCGACCGGTTCGGCGGGCCGTTCGCGGTCGAGCTCCGCGACGACCAGAAGGCGTTCGTCGGGAACTTCGAGGGCGTCGTCGTCCACCTCACGATGTACGGCGAGCGCGTTCAGGACGTGGAGGAAGACGTCCGCGAGGCGGTCGGCCTCGACGAGCCCGAGGTCGTCGGGGAGGCGTCGCCGCCGCGCGACCTCCTCGTCGTGGTCGGCGGCGAGAAGGTGCCGTGGGCGCTGTACGAGCGCGCCGACTTCAACGTGGGCGTGACGAACCAGCCGCACTCCGAGGTCGCCGGGCTCTCCGTCTTCCTCGACCGCCTGTTCGAGGGCGCGGAGCTGGACCGCGAGTGGGCGGACGCCGACCGTCGCGTGGTCCCGGAGGCGATCGGCAAGACGGTGGTCGACGCGGGGGAAGAGGTTGCGGACGACGACGGCTCCGACCCCGCCGGTCCGAGCTGA